From one Leptospira noumeaensis genomic stretch:
- a CDS encoding acyl-CoA dehydrogenase family protein, translating into MERILPFTEEHHQFREMARKFFETEVKPHHEEWEKNHIVPKEVWRKAGENGLLCPDVPTEYGGSGADFLYNIIIIEESSRVGNSGFFISLHNDVIAPYISTYASDEQKKRWLPKCASGESILAVAMTEPGAGSDLKSLRTSAIDKGDHFVVNGQKTFISNGQLADLIITAVKHDNGTISLVMIEEGMKGFERGRNLDKIGLKAQDTSELYFNDVIVPKSNLIGKQGQGFRYLMQKLAQERLVLSVAAVEATRLVQKITLQYIKERKAFGQKIGSFQNTKFKMAEMATELEMAQVFCDKVVMEHMKGENTTAEASMCKWYTTEMQKRHTDECLQFFGGYGYMMEYPIARAYLDARIQTIYAGTTEIMKEIIGRSLGL; encoded by the coding sequence GTATCCTCCCCTTTACTGAAGAACACCATCAATTCCGCGAGATGGCTCGGAAATTTTTTGAAACAGAAGTAAAACCACACCACGAAGAATGGGAAAAAAACCATATCGTGCCAAAAGAAGTCTGGAGAAAGGCGGGTGAAAATGGTCTTCTCTGTCCCGATGTCCCCACTGAATACGGCGGTTCTGGTGCCGACTTCCTCTATAATATCATCATCATTGAAGAATCCTCTCGTGTGGGAAATAGTGGATTTTTTATATCCCTTCATAATGACGTGATTGCCCCTTATATCTCTACTTATGCAAGTGATGAACAAAAGAAACGTTGGTTGCCAAAATGCGCTTCTGGGGAATCCATCTTAGCTGTTGCGATGACTGAGCCTGGTGCCGGATCTGATTTAAAATCGCTACGCACGAGTGCCATCGACAAAGGTGACCACTTTGTAGTGAATGGACAAAAAACATTTATCTCCAATGGACAACTTGCGGATCTCATCATCACTGCGGTGAAACATGACAACGGAACCATATCTCTTGTGATGATTGAAGAAGGGATGAAAGGTTTTGAAAGAGGACGTAATTTAGATAAGATCGGACTCAAAGCCCAAGACACTTCTGAATTGTATTTTAACGATGTGATTGTTCCAAAATCAAACCTGATCGGCAAACAAGGACAAGGTTTCCGTTACCTCATGCAAAAGTTAGCACAAGAGAGACTTGTACTTTCCGTTGCTGCTGTGGAAGCAACTCGCCTGGTTCAAAAAATCACTCTCCAATACATCAAAGAAAGAAAAGCTTTCGGCCAAAAGATCGGGTCTTTCCAAAATACAAAGTTCAAAATGGCGGAAATGGCAACCGAACTCGAAATGGCGCAAGTGTTCTGCGATAAAGTTGTGATGGAACATATGAAAGGCGAAAACACAACGGCAGAAGCCTCTATGTGTAAATGGTATACAACAGAGATGCAAAAACGCCATACCGATGAATGTTTACAATTCTTTGGTGGATACGGTTATATGATGGAATACCCAATTGCAAGAGCTTACCTCGATGCAAGGATCCAAACCATCTATGCAGGAACCACAGAGATTATGAAAGAAATCATTGGACGTAGTTTGGGTCTGTAG